The Etheostoma spectabile isolate EspeVRDwgs_2016 chromosome 4, UIUC_Espe_1.0, whole genome shotgun sequence sequence AATTAACCTACACCAGCTAATCTTAATCACATGTGTGTTGTTAGCTTTATGAGCTAATATTACAGTTAAATATCTGTGCAGTTCAGAATGTGTGGCTTTAGTTAGCTATCGTTACATTGCACCGACAAGTTGACTGTAGTTAGCTTAAATTCACGCTAGCCTTCAGTGTTATATTTTTTGGTCATTAAAAGTGTGCGATATAACATTTTCATATTCTTATCTCGAACCTCTCCGAATTAGGTCTTAGGCGATAACATATGGAATTGACTTGACGTGCATCAAGGGTTTTATGTGATGTCAAATTGGACCTACTGAACTACtgtatgttatgttttgttatgtttgaaTGAAAAGAGGCCTGAGTGAATGTGTTTAAGAGATAATTCCGTTTCCAACACAACTGTCATTTTAGCAATCAGCCTGAACTAGTATGGATGTTGATGACTGCAATGGCCGGTCTTGCATATCAGGTagggctgtttttcttttcatcacagATATACTTACCTTCAATGGTTGGCATGTTGTTCAAATGACAGATCttgctttttctcttttggtGGCAGCTAGTGGAGACTCCTCAATGGAAAGAGAGTTTTCTGGGGCCCTTGGAGGTCCAACAGTGAGCACCCCTAACAGCTCCCCTAGCCGCTCCCTCAGTGGTCAGTGAGTAAATATGTGAATATCCCACAAAACAGACTATGTAATGGTTAATGAAATTCTTAATTATTCCACAAATCACTTCTTTGTTTAGCTCATAGTAATATATAATCTTAATGTCAAATGTTTACAACGCTTGTGGAAAGGtgtacatacactaccggtcaaaagtttggggtcacttagaaatttccattgcactccattatagacagaataccagctgaggtcagttgcattgtttttttaaacccggtcagcagttttcaaattacattatgtgtttacataattgcaaaagggttctccaatgttttctaagttagttttttttaaatgatatcagattagtaaacagaatgggcctttggaacattggatcaatGGGTGCTGATAATGgtcaatgtagatattgcattaaagatcagccacccactcagatcagctggtattatgtctataatggagtggcatggaaatttgtaagtgaccccaaacttttgaccggtagtgtacatttttatgattattttattattcagaTTACAGTACACATAAATCAATTTGAGATTTAGTTACTGAGGCATCCCTACTTTTATCATAGACGTAATGGCATGTAAAACTATGCACACTCTACCATTCTTCATGTCTGCTCTTGTGCGTCTATAGCCAACTCCATTAAAGTAGAGCTGTACAGTGATGAAGACCCAGGTCGCAGtactgaagatgaaagaggGGAGCGGGTAGACGAAGGAGGTCTAGAGCAGGGATCTGAAGCTGTCAGAGGCCACAGGGAGCTCACAAATCCTGAAACCATGCAAGCTGGAGCCACCAGACTGCCTAATGGAAAGCTCAAGTGTGACATCTGTGGAATGATCTGCATTGGACCTAATGTTCTCATGGTGCACAAACGCAGCCATACAGGTGACTGATCAGTTTAGTTTAGATAAGTCATctctgtgaaaaaaacatctattcCGTTTGCTTTTTGGGAAAGAGATTAGGTCAGATACAGAATTGGAATTTGGTACAAGAGAAAATTGTCAATGCCACACATTCTCTTAAAATCCCCTTTTTTTGAGCCACTCGGGATAAAATCTGTTCGTACAAGTGATTCTTGCATGAGGCCCATTGCGGCAAACACTATAATGTAATTAAACAAGTTGGGTTAACAGGTTTGATCTATCTCCAGGTGAGCGACCATTCCAGTGTAATCAGTGTGGCGCCTCCTTTACTCAAAAGGGTAACCTGCTCCGCCACATCAAGCTGCACTCAGGAGAGAAGCCCTTTAAATGTCCGTTCTGCAGTTATGCCTGTCGAAGACGAGATGCGCTCACTGGCCACCTTCGCACTCATGCAGGTAGGACAGATTCAAGCCtgatcattgttttatttttcttacgtTAATGTACAATGTTGTGACAATAATAATGCTTTCTTCACACTTTTGTCCCCAGTCTCCTCTCCAACTGTAGGAAAGCCGTATAAGTGCAGTTATTGTGGCCGTAGTTACAAGCAGCAGAGCACCTTGGAGGAGCACCGTGAGCGCTGCCACAGCTACTTACAGAGTCTGGAGTCACAGCAGCCATCCAGTGCACAGAATCCAGGTACAGTTCTATAGCATGCATGGAGAAGCACTGTCAGGAGTAACCAAGTAATCACAATATGgtgttgtaaaaataaatttccaaaggAATTATAGTGGCTTCTAGTGTAGAAATGTAGTCTACTTCCTTAACAAGGTTATGCAAACaacctttctcttcttttctatccaaactttaaaaaaaaaagcatacaatttaaacatttggGATAAATGCTGTCTAGGTAGTAagacgaccccccccccaaaaaaataaaaaaataaaaataaaaataacgtTACAATTTGTTCATACTCTGTGcaggagaggagatgagagagcTTGAGTTTATACCAGACTCTCTACTGCAACCCTCCTCAGACAAGATGGCATTTATTGATCGGCTCACCAACAGCATCACCAAACGCAAGAGATCCACACCACAAAAATTTGTAGGTGAGCATTTGGTCTCTGTGTGGACAGGTTGAGGAAACTGAAAGGTATCAATTGGGTGAATTGGATACCACATACATTGGtactgatctttttgtgctagTGATGTGACCACAGGCTTTTACAATTTAATGTATTAAAGTTGTGTATGACTTGCCATAGATTCCAaccaaatgtcaaagtgaattTAGAAACTTCTATGCTTTTGGGGTTTATTGATAAGAGTTGCACGTAACTGGTGCAGGAAAGCTGTGGTCTAAACAACAGTGAATACAGGATCAGGACAACAGTATAATTACATGGTTAGCAAGTGAACAGTAATAAAccttattaaaaacacaaaagcaccattatttttttcctgcaaCTCAACTTGTCCTTCCTCTCAATCATCATAACCTCCAACCTAATTATCCAATAACTTGGGCAAGCTGCCTGcccatgtattattatttttttttaattcagttttgacGTCTTCCACAGACTTTCATAGTACACTATCATAAGATTGGGTTTCTTTATTGCAGGACAGAAGAACATACGCCTTAACCTTGCAGATGCACCTTATGAGTTCACCGCTGGTTTGGATAAAGATGGAGAGATGAACGCAGGGGACCTTGAAACCCCGCACTTTACTGGTTCGGGAGGAGAATATGCAGGTGTAGCAGGtaatggaggaggaggggtgtcTGACACACTGAGGCCTCTACACCTTCCCACCACTCACCCTTCATGTTTATCAGAACTCAGGCCGATCCTTAGCTCCATTCACACCTCTGTTGCTCTAGGCCCGAGGCTTGATTGTACAGGGACTGGAGCTGGGCTAGGTGCTGTGGCTGTAGGGGGGAGGGAGGCAGCAGAGGGCCATGAAGACCTGCCTGCTGGTTGTAGTCACGCACCCTCACCTAACAATGGTTGCCAGGActcaacagacacagagagcatGCCAGATGACCCTTGCAACATTACCGCTCCGACTCCAACCCTGCACAGTAAAAACGGCCACCATCTTCAACACTCCAACAACCACCACCCAGCGCCTCATCCTGTTGCACCCCACAGGAGTCGGGACAGACGTAGTCCCAGCCACGCCAAAGACAAGGAGGTGGAAAGAGAGGATGGAAGCCACTCAGCCCTTCCACCTCCTGCCCTCGCGCCAACTCCAAGCTCACCCACAgctccctcctccacctccaggGAGGCGTTTCGGGTTGTAGACGGGGAAGGGCGAGCTGTGCGCTCTTTCCGTTGCGAGCACTGCCGTGTGCTTTTCCTGGACCATGTCATGTTTACCATCCATATGGGCTGCCACGGTTTTCGCCAGCCTTTTGAGTGTAACATCTGTGGCCACCGCAGTCAGGACCGCTATGAATTTTCTTCACACATCGTCCGCGGGGAGCACATGCTTGACTGAGGATAAAGGGTGGTCAACCTGCTTCACCTAGAGCTATTTTTACACTGAGACAAGGACCTGGCTGGGTTTGGTCTGCACacaagctatatatatatatatatatatatatatatatagctcaAATAGGCACCGGTACATTTAGCATGTACCAGCATTAATGGCAAACTTGTGTTTTCTAAAATTAGTATAGTGATCCTTATTTTTAATGCACTTTGAACAAGTAATCAATTTTACAATGCACTTTTAATTCTATGTATTCTAAATTTGATTAAGAGCCAATGCACTTTTTCATCCGCAGATGTGCCTTGCTCCAAAATTCAGGATTCAAATCTGATGCACAAATTACAGTAGACAAATCAGACTTTTGTGCTCAACCTGAAAACTGTCCCCTATTGTGCACTTTAACAGAGATaatatagttgttttttttcaacttgggGTTGATTCTGtaataattacattattataaGATGTGCAGACCAAACTCAAAAACCAGGTCCAAGTCAAATAGATGTTTGAGGGGTTGTCCTTGAATTAGAaatgcacttttgtttttaacgtgtgtgtgtgtacgtgagagagtgtgtgaacGTAACAGAACCTGTGTTTTATGGAATTGAATACGTAAAGTGGAAAATGAAGGCCTGTGTGAATACCGTGTGGCACGgtgtataaaatgtttttttttttttcttttctatgacTGCTTTTGTTGCACTGATACCTGCCAGAATACTATAATATATTAAACTATTTTATGGAATACAGTAATGACCTGCACATTTCTCTCAATGTGAAAAACTGATGAAATGTTTCTCTCACAAGGAAAGGAGAACAAGTATCACTGCCACAATTTTAGAGATTCTGAAGAGGTTAGGTCTTAATAAGTTATTAATATTTCCCCTTTCATAGCTACATCTGCAAAACCAACactaatttatttatatttgaaaaTTATTTGGGTGTTATCTCATTGTATTGTGCCTTTCTCACCCTGATCACACCTTGTTGACCAGACTGAAGGACATGAGCTACCAACTGTCATATCTTGAATCAGATCATTGTGGATGATGTTAGAGATCATGAGTTCCAAAATAATTTACTTAATCAAATTGTTTTCCAGACACAAGTCTCTGGCTTATAGCTTTGCACAATATTTGTATTCTCATATTCATCAAAAGCTGGGTTGAGTTTTATCAATGTGTTGGCAAATAACCAATTATGCTAATTTATCAAAGACTAAGGGGGCATGTGGCATTTTGCACATGCTGCTGTGTCACGAATGAGTGCAGTGTGGAGTGGCAGCTTACTACTGTTCTCATAGGTCCAATCCCGAAAAAGATGTTGTGGGTTCTGTCGGTTGTGATGATATATCCTGTCTTGGTAATATGGTGCAGAAATGTATGATAAGAGCAGTGTGTTAGAACAACACTGTCAGCTCTTGATTCTGTCTTCATCTGTGACATAGAACAATTGATAGTTGTTGTAGAAACATGTTTATATTTGACTTTACACTATGTAAGCACAATAAGTTGTACTGTTAAGCAGGCTAACTTGTTCAGTCTACATTACGGATCGGGGCAAAAAATCAATACTTAATGTGTTGATTAACAGGACATTTGGTTAAACCAAAGAACTACTTCCTACTGTTGCTCAGTCAGTAAAACCTTGTACAGGTTTGCTTTTTCCTGGAGTTATCTCCACT is a genomic window containing:
- the LOC116688374 gene encoding zinc finger protein Eos isoform X1, with protein sequence MDVDDCNGRSCISASGDSSMEREFSGALGGPTVSTPNSSPSRSLSANSIKVELYSDEDPGRSTEDERGERVDEGGLEQGSEAVRGHRELTNPETMQAGATRLPNGKLKCDICGMICIGPNVLMVHKRSHTGERPFQCNQCGASFTQKGNLLRHIKLHSGEKPFKCPFCSYACRRRDALTGHLRTHAVSSPTVGKPYKCSYCGRSYKQQSTLEEHRERCHSYLQSLESQQPSSAQNPGEEMRELEFIPDSLLQPSSDKMAFIDRLTNSITKRKRSTPQKFVGQKNIRLNLADAPYEFTAGLDKDGEMNAGDLETPHFTGSGGEYAGVAGNGGGGVSDTLRPLHLPTTHPSCLSELRPILSSIHTSVALGPRLDCTGTGAGLGAVAVGGREAAEGHEDLPAGCSHAPSPNNGCQDSTDTESMPDDPCNITAPTPTLHSKNGHHLQHSNNHHPAPHPVAPHRSRDRRSPSHAKDKEVEREDGSHSALPPPALAPTPSSPTAPSSTSREAFRVVDGEGRAVRSFRCEHCRVLFLDHVMFTIHMGCHGFRQPFECNICGHRSQDRYEFSSHIVRGEHMLD
- the LOC116688374 gene encoding zinc finger protein Eos isoform X2, producing MDVDDCNGRSCISASGDSSMEREFSGALGGPTVSTPNSSPSRSLSANSIKVELYSDEDPGRSTEDERGERVDEGGLEQGSEAVRGHRELTNPETMQAGATRLPNGKLKCDICGMICIGPNVLMVHKRSHTGERPFQCNQCGASFTQKGNLLRHIKLHSGEKPFKCPFCSYACRRRDALTGHLRTHAVSSPTVGKPYKCSYCGRSYKQQSTLEEHRERCHSYLQSLESQQPSSAQNPGQKNIRLNLADAPYEFTAGLDKDGEMNAGDLETPHFTGSGGEYAGVAGNGGGGVSDTLRPLHLPTTHPSCLSELRPILSSIHTSVALGPRLDCTGTGAGLGAVAVGGREAAEGHEDLPAGCSHAPSPNNGCQDSTDTESMPDDPCNITAPTPTLHSKNGHHLQHSNNHHPAPHPVAPHRSRDRRSPSHAKDKEVEREDGSHSALPPPALAPTPSSPTAPSSTSREAFRVVDGEGRAVRSFRCEHCRVLFLDHVMFTIHMGCHGFRQPFECNICGHRSQDRYEFSSHIVRGEHMLD
- the LOC116688374 gene encoding zinc finger protein Eos isoform X3, whose amino-acid sequence is MQAGATRLPNGKLKCDICGMICIGPNVLMVHKRSHTGERPFQCNQCGASFTQKGNLLRHIKLHSGEKPFKCPFCSYACRRRDALTGHLRTHAVSSPTVGKPYKCSYCGRSYKQQSTLEEHRERCHSYLQSLESQQPSSAQNPGEEMRELEFIPDSLLQPSSDKMAFIDRLTNSITKRKRSTPQKFVGQKNIRLNLADAPYEFTAGLDKDGEMNAGDLETPHFTGSGGEYAGVAGNGGGGVSDTLRPLHLPTTHPSCLSELRPILSSIHTSVALGPRLDCTGTGAGLGAVAVGGREAAEGHEDLPAGCSHAPSPNNGCQDSTDTESMPDDPCNITAPTPTLHSKNGHHLQHSNNHHPAPHPVAPHRSRDRRSPSHAKDKEVEREDGSHSALPPPALAPTPSSPTAPSSTSREAFRVVDGEGRAVRSFRCEHCRVLFLDHVMFTIHMGCHGFRQPFECNICGHRSQDRYEFSSHIVRGEHMLD